A stretch of the Arachis stenosperma cultivar V10309 chromosome 6, arast.V10309.gnm1.PFL2, whole genome shotgun sequence genome encodes the following:
- the LOC130934083 gene encoding uncharacterized protein LOC130934083 yields the protein MPLYAKFLKELMTKKRSWKNNETVILIEECSAIIQHKLPQKLKDPGSFQIPCIIGEITVEKALCDLGASINLMSVAMMRKMNIEEAKPTKMALQLADRSFKFPRGIVEDLLVKVGDFIFPADFVVLDMQEEAKTSIILGRPFLATVGAIIDVQKGDLTLRLHNEKMTFNVFKAMSYPPEQLGECMRLDALEEEVQECFEEEEHEEPERSMEEEYISSEDVATAESHVQEAPKEETEKSEEPKVDLKALPPTLKYAYLGENENYPVIISSCLNQDQEDELLKVLREHKDAIGWTLADLKGISSAICMHKMLLEDDAKPSIQSQRRLNPIMKEVVQKEVMKLWQGGVIYPISNSHCVSPVHVVPKKGGITVVPNERNELIPTRTVTGWRMCIDYRKLNEATPKDHFPLPFMDQMLERLAGHAYYCFLDGGLVLGHKISNQGIEVDKAKVELIEKLPPPSDVKEIRSFLGHAGFYRRFIKDFSKIAKLLSNLLVSDTPFIFDETCMLAFEHLKERLSSAPIISPPDWNLPFELMCDASDFAVGAVLGQRKNNLVHVIYYASKVLNDAQRNYTTTEKELLAIIFAFDKFRSYLIGAKEFDIEIRDKKGVENKVADHLSRIPHEEGGTHDMSVNELFPDEQLMTVHKAPWFADIANFKATGALPPGINKHQKRKLMNDAKYFVWDKPYLFKKCSDGILRRCVSEEEG from the exons atgccactctatgccaagttcCTGAAGGAGCTGATGACTaagaagagaagctggaagAACAATGAGACTGTGATACTAATCgaagaatgtagtgctatcATCCAGCACAAACTACCCCAGAAGTTGaaggatcctgggagctttCAGATCCCTTGTATTATAGGGGAAATCACAGTAGAGAAGGCCCTTTGTGACTTAGGAGCCAGCATCAATTTGATGTCAGTAGCAATGATGAGGAAGATGAACATCGAGGAggctaaaccaacaaaaatggCCTTACAACTGGCAGACCGATCGTTCAAGTTCCCTCGTGGCATAgtagaggatttgttggtgaAAGTAGGAGACTTTATATTCCCGGCAGATTTTGTAGTGTTGGACATGCAGGAGGAAGCCAAGACCTCCATtattctgggaaggccattcttgGCTACTGTTGGAGctatcattgatgtccaaaaaggtgATCTTACCTTGAGATTACACAATGAAAAGATGACATTCAATGTGTTCAAGGCCATGAGTTACCCACCAGAACAATTGGGGGAATGCATGAGGTTAGATGCACTTGAAGAAGAAGTGCAGGAGtgttttgaagaagaagagcatGAAGAGCCCGAGAGATCAATGGAGGAGGAGTATATATCAAGTGAGGATGTTGCAACAGCAGAGAGTCATGTTCAAGAAGCACCAAAGGAAGAGACTGAAAAGTCAGAGGAACCCAAGGTTGATCTCAAAGCATTGCCACCCACTCTCAAATATGCATACCTAGGAGAAAATGAAAACTacccagtgatcataagctcatGCCTCAACCAAGATCAAGAGGATGAACTGCTCAAGGTGCTACGGGAGCATAAGGACGCCATCGGATGGACCCTTGCTGACCTGAAGGGAATCAGTTCAGctatatgcatgcataaaatgCTGTTGGAAGATGATGCAAAACCATCCATTCAATCACAAAGAAGGCTGAACCCAatcatgaaggaagtggtacAGAAAGAGGTTATGAAGCTTTGGCAAGGAGGAGTAATATACCCGATCTCAAACAGCCATTGTGTCAGCCCCGTGCATGTTGTGCCCAAGAAGGGAGGAATCACTGTGGTTCCCAATGAGAGGAACGAACTGATACCTACAAGGACCGTCACAGGATGGCGGATGTGCATTGACTATCGGAAACTCAATGAAGCAACACCAAAGGATCATTTCCCTCTCCCATTCATGGATCAGATGTTGGAAAGACTCGCAGGACATGcttattactgttttcttgatg GAGGACTAGTTCTTGGCCATAAGATTTCTAACCAAGGAATCGAAGTGGACAAGGCTAAAGTGGAACTTATTGAAAAGCTTCCTCCACCCAGTGATGTCAAGGAAATTAGAAGCTTTTTAGGGCATGCTGGCTTTTACAGAagatttattaaagatttttcaaaaatagctaAGCTCTTGAGTAATCTCCTTGTATCAGATACACCATTCATCTTCGATGAAACCTGCATGTTGGCATTCGAGCATTTGAAAGAAAGATTGTCCTCTGCCCCTATCATCTccccacctgattggaacttaccctttgaattgatgtgtgatgcatctgacTTTGCAGTAGGGGCAGTGTTAGGGCAGAGGAAAAATAACTTAGTCCATGTAATATACTATGCTAGCAAGGTCCTCAATGATGCTCAAAGAAATTATACCACTACTGAAAAGGAATTGCTAGCCATAATTTTTGCgtttgacaagtttagatcatacCTCATTGGTGCTAAA gagtttgatattgaaatCAGAGATAAGAAGGGAGTGGAGAACAAGGTGGCAGATCACCTATCCAGGATTCCTCATGAGGAAGGGGGAACACATGATATGAGTGTGAACGAGCTCTTCCCTGATGAGCAGTTAATGACAGTGCACAAAGccccatggtttgcagacattgccaACTTCAAGGCAACTGGGGCTCTACCTCCAGGGATCAATAAACATCAAAAGAGGAAGCTCATGAATGATGCAAAATACTTTGTCTGGGATAAGCCTTATCTCTTCAAGAAGTGTTCAGATGGAATCCTTAGAAGATGTGTCTCAGAAGAGGAAGGATGA